The genomic DNA TGAGATATGACAAGAAAGAATCGATAATCGTCTTAAACAAACCGCGAAGCGGTGGAATGTTTATAGTAAAATCCGCCCCACCACCCTTCAAAACTCCGAGGAGTGAAATATTGCTTGGGCTCGATTCTAAACCTTGATCTTTCGATGAAAAGAACATGCCTCTCCTATCGGAGTTTGTAAAAACGGCGTGCGCGCATGACTATAACCATTTCGTTTCTTCGGAGTTGCCGGCAAGTTCTCGTGTAAAATTTTTTGTGCCTCACCCAATTGGTAGATTGGCGTCTTGATCAAACCCGCGCTTATCGCGGATTCGGTCAGACTTGGCGCAAAATTCAGATACTAATTTTGAGTTTGTAGGGATTTCTTGCGACAACAGTTTGGGAGTATGCCATGGCTTTTCAGATTACGACGCTTCTACCAACCATTAAATCCCTCCTGGCGATGACGGAAGTCGAGAATGCCCTGCCGGTGGTGCTCGATCTCGTCAGCGACTACACTGGCGCGGAACGCGGCTGCCTGGAGTTGTATGACGAAACCGGCAGCATTGCCTTCAAGAGAGCGCGGCAGCACGGCCAGGATCTCGACGATGAAGAATTGAGCCGGATCAGCAAAAACGTAGTGGCGCTTGCGCGGCTGACGCAGGAGGTGATCGTGAGTGAAAATGCCATGACGGATCCGCGCTTCGACGATCCCGAACACTCAAAGCAGACGATTTTGAATCAAAAGCTGCTGTCATTTGCGTGCGCGCCGCTGTGCGAGGGCGAGAAGGTGTTCGGCGTGGTTTATCTCGATCATCGCCAGGAAGAAGCCAAATTCAATCAGGAAACCCGGCAGTTGTTGCACGAGTTGACCGAATTACTGGCCGGCCCGCTGCGCCAATCGCTGGACAACACGCTGGCGCAGCGCCGCGAACGCGAGCGCCGGCAGCGCCACATGCAACATGTCAGTGATGAACTGGCGCGCATCAAGGGCTATCGCGACATGGTCGGCACCAGCCCCGCGATGCAGCAGGTCTATCAATTCATCGAAGTGATGAAAGACTACGACGAGTACAATGTTCTGATTCTCGGAGAACCCGGCACCGGCAAGGAGCTGGTTGCAGCGGCATTGCACCGCGCCAGCCGCCGCAGCAAGAAAGAGATGATCGCGTTCGATTGCTGCACCGTCGCCGAATCCCTGCTTGCTTCCGAGTTGTTCGGCCATGAAAAGGGCGCATTCTCGGGCGCGGATCAAAAACGCGAGGGTTTGATCAACGCCGCCGAGGGCGGCACGCTGTTTTTGGATGAAATCGGCAACCTGACGCTCGACGTGCAAAAAAAACTGCTGCGTTTTTTGGAGGAGAAACAATACCGCCGCATGGGCTCCAATACGGTGTATCGCGCCGACGTGCGTCTCATTTTCGCCACCAACAAGGATTTGAAGAAGCTCGTCACCGAGGAAAAGTTCATGCCGGATTTGCTGGATCGCCTCGAGCGCGGCCGCACGCTCACCCTGCCGCCGCTGCGCGAGCGCGGCCGCGATGTGTTGTTGATCGCGGAAAAATTTCTTCAAACCTTCAATGAACGCCATCGCACGCAGATTCGATTTGCGCCGGAAGCGCGCGATTGGCTGTTGCGCTACCATTTTCCCGGAAACATTCGTGAGCTGGACAAGATCGTCGACAATGCGGCGTTCGGGCTTTTGATTTCTCTCGATGATGATCAGGTGATGCAGCCGCATCATCTCAGCCGCCTGGCAGTGGCGCATTCCTCCCGTCCTGACGGCTTCACTGCGGCCGAGGATAGTTTCTATGCGCAATTCCTGCCCGAAGCGTATCGCAGCCGCAATTTCATCGCGGGCCGACATTCTTCCGAGGACAAAAATGCCAAATATGACTGGCACGATCAGTTGCATGTTGCAGTGGCGCAGGCGCTGAATATTCCATTCCGGCAGGCAAAAGATGCGCTGATCAAAGCCTTCGAATACAATTTCATTATCGCGTTGCTGCGCGAGGCCAAAGGCGTGGAAAAAAATGCCATCGCTCGCGCCGAGGTCGATCCCAAAACCCTGATCGAAAAAATGAAATCGTTCGGCATCAAGCGCGAATGGTTTGTGGAATGAACTTCTACAAAAAAGTCTTTTAAAAAATTGTGGTTTTCGCATCTGTAGCTAAGGAGCTCAAGCCTTTTAGCCACGGATTTACACTGATCAAACACGGATTTCATTTTTTCCACAAAACTATCCTCAAACAGAAATCAGTGAAAATCCGTGTTCATCCGTGGCTAAAGAAAATTCGCTGTTTCTCTTGCCTGCTTTTGCAGCGCTGTGCGGCCTGCCTCCCTACGAATGGACTCCACCCTGCATTCCTTTTGTTGTGACAAAGGGACGCAAGCCTTTTAGCCACGGATTTACACTGATCAAACACGGATTTCATTTTTTCCACAAAACTATCCTCAAACAAAAATCAGTGAAAATCCGTGTTGATCCGTGGCTAAAGAAAATTCGCTGTTTCTCTTCCCGCCGTTTGCAGCACCGTGCGGCCTTCTCTCCATACGAATGGACTCTACCCCACATTCATTGTGTTGTGACAACGGCACGATATTCCCTCGCCTCCGTTTAATCCTTTGATTTTTCTAAACACCGCTTTGCGTCTCTAGGCCATTTCATCGTGGTACGACTTTGGTATTAAGCATGTTTGCGCGCGCATCTCAAATCAAGTTCTCCACGGCCGTGGAATTTAATCATCAAAATTCCACAAGAAAGGAAGACCACGATGAAAGATGCCAGGAAGTTCACCGGCGAGGAAAATCACGCCATCACCACGGCGGAGGCCCTCACGTTTATCAAGCAATTCCGCGAGCACTACGGTCCCGAAGCGGCGCCCGGCGTGTTCTTTGACAAACAAGCGGTGCAGGCGATTCTCGATCAGCCGCACGCCGTCGGCATGCGCTATTATTATGGCGTGGACAGCTTCGATCAAACACAGCTTGTGCTGGTGGGAACCAATACGAGTAGAAATGATCTGCTCGAAGGCGAGCCGCTCAAGCTCTCGATGATGAATCCGCCGCTGGACGACCGCGGCCGCTACCATCGCGCCGCTGTGAGCCACGGTATTTCACTGCAAGAAGCCTCGGAGCTTACCGCGCGCTATCAAGAGAATCTGC from Cytophagia bacterium CHB2 includes the following:
- a CDS encoding GAF domain-containing protein, whose product is MAFQITTLLPTIKSLLAMTEVENALPVVLDLVSDYTGAERGCLELYDETGSIAFKRARQHGQDLDDEELSRISKNVVALARLTQEVIVSENAMTDPRFDDPEHSKQTILNQKLLSFACAPLCEGEKVFGVVYLDHRQEEAKFNQETRQLLHELTELLAGPLRQSLDNTLAQRRERERRQRHMQHVSDELARIKGYRDMVGTSPAMQQVYQFIEVMKDYDEYNVLILGEPGTGKELVAAALHRASRRSKKEMIAFDCCTVAESLLASELFGHEKGAFSGADQKREGLINAAEGGTLFLDEIGNLTLDVQKKLLRFLEEKQYRRMGSNTVYRADVRLIFATNKDLKKLVTEEKFMPDLLDRLERGRTLTLPPLRERGRDVLLIAEKFLQTFNERHRTQIRFAPEARDWLLRYHFPGNIRELDKIVDNAAFGLLISLDDDQVMQPHHLSRLAVAHSSRPDGFTAAEDSFYAQFLPEAYRSRNFIAGRHSSEDKNAKYDWHDQLHVAVAQALNIPFRQAKDALIKAFEYNFIIALLREAKGVEKNAIARAEVDPKTLIEKMKSFGIKREWFVE